The following are encoded in a window of Clarias gariepinus isolate MV-2021 ecotype Netherlands chromosome 8, CGAR_prim_01v2, whole genome shotgun sequence genomic DNA:
- the lbh gene encoding protein LBH, producing MTACYPQVYHSTFVPCREMTEVIISSTPMEDIRLSPSKDRLTFQIFPDPSDFERCCKLKDRLPSIVVEATEGEVESGELRWPPEELLIRRGEGDEEDDEEEEEEEEIDGSVQKGQQTQRKD from the exons ATGACTGCCTGCTATCCTCAGGTGTACCa CTCCACGTTCGTGCCGTGCCGTGAGATGACCGAAGTGATTATCAGCAGCACTCCAATGGAGGACATACGGCTCAGCCCAAGTAAAGACCGCCTCACTTTCCAG ATATTTCCTGATCCATCTGATTTCGAACGCTGCTGTAAGCTGAAGGACCGCCTTCCGTCCATCGTAGTGGAGGCAACCGAGGGTGAGGTGGAGAGTGGCGAGCTGCGCTGGCCGCCAGAGGAGCTCCTGATCAGACGGGGAGAGGGAGATGAAgaggatgatgaggaggaggaggaggaggaagagattGATGGGAGTGTACAAAAGGGACAGCAAACGCAAAGAAAAGACTGA